The following coding sequences are from one Nonlabens arenilitoris window:
- a CDS encoding glycosyltransferase family 2 protein: protein MISFIIVNYNTPDLVAQAISSVYKYLDLQLFEVIVVDNASIKGSIEVAIAAFPDVILIKSEENLGFGRANNLGFQHAQGKYILLLNSDAYLVDTSSILIMMDYLEKHEHVGIVGPNFIKKDGSPNYAYGNLLEKRKIWSDIGIYKIPIQEYVNYATYKVCDTKRPKEVGYLAAAGILIKSTVIKELGLFDPHIFLYYEDMELGWRYGRHNYLSVILPEATIVHLGGGSGASISQELQQKISDSKSYFIKKRFGAFFLLKVKWVSFFFKGFKRLKRRIS from the coding sequence ATGATTTCCTTCATAATAGTTAATTATAATACACCAGATCTTGTTGCTCAAGCAATTTCTTCCGTTTATAAGTATTTGGATTTGCAGTTATTTGAGGTGATCGTGGTGGATAACGCAAGTATAAAGGGTTCTATAGAAGTTGCGATAGCTGCTTTTCCAGATGTGATTTTAATAAAAAGTGAGGAGAACTTAGGTTTTGGTAGAGCAAATAATTTAGGATTTCAACATGCTCAAGGTAAATATATTTTATTGCTCAACTCTGATGCTTATTTAGTTGACACCAGCAGTATTCTTATAATGATGGACTATTTAGAGAAGCATGAACACGTAGGAATAGTAGGTCCTAACTTCATAAAAAAAGATGGTTCCCCAAATTATGCTTACGGCAATCTACTAGAGAAGCGTAAAATATGGAGTGACATAGGGATTTATAAAATACCTATCCAAGAATATGTAAACTATGCTACCTATAAAGTGTGTGATACGAAGCGACCAAAAGAAGTAGGTTATCTAGCAGCAGCTGGAATTCTCATTAAATCAACTGTAATTAAAGAGCTAGGATTGTTTGATCCACATATTTTTTTATATTATGAAGATATGGAGCTGGGATGGAGATATGGCAGGCATAATTATTTGAGTGTAATTCTCCCAGAAGCTACTATAGTTCATTTAGGCGGTGGATCAGGTGCTTCTATTTCTCAAGAATTACAACAAAAAATTTCAGATAGTAAATCATATTTTATTAAAAAGAGATTTGGTGCTTTCTTTCTCTTAAAAGTTAAATGGGTATCTTTCTTTTTTAAGGGTTTTAAAAGGCTTAAAAGAAGAATTTCATAA
- a CDS encoding glycosyltransferase family A protein has product MREGVNNTKGVKVDYSHTNHRIIIPFYISDGKDFYKDNLRILELSLKSLKAHSVYYHKITLICNGNRNVLIEKELISYYQEGFIDELLFFPEPIGKVNAILKVLRDVPEYYVTISDGDVFFADNWDQHVIDVFKNHKKAGAVSPIPIMRSHSGYTINLWVDYFFSSKLKFKSPADVSGIEHFARSIGWPHLPQYYKEHILTVECNNHTAVVGHSHFCATYKTTVFKNLPKENPVYLLGNNSMFPYLDKPTIKCDAYRLATYKTNGFHLGNTYVENNELYKINTFQKKREIPVFGNELKAQPLTYFIKFKVISKLMKLSSFKKYFYSKKGLPAKVMDHFL; this is encoded by the coding sequence ATGAGAGAAGGAGTCAATAATACTAAAGGAGTGAAGGTGGATTATAGCCACACAAATCACCGTATTATTATACCATTTTATATTTCAGATGGGAAAGATTTCTATAAAGATAATCTGCGTATTTTAGAATTGAGTTTAAAATCTTTAAAAGCCCATAGTGTTTATTATCACAAGATTACATTAATATGCAATGGTAATAGAAATGTTCTCATAGAGAAAGAGCTTATTTCCTATTATCAAGAAGGATTCATAGATGAATTATTATTTTTTCCAGAACCAATAGGGAAAGTAAATGCAATTTTAAAAGTCCTGCGCGACGTACCAGAATATTATGTGACCATTAGTGATGGTGATGTATTTTTTGCTGATAACTGGGATCAGCATGTAATAGATGTCTTTAAAAATCATAAGAAAGCTGGAGCCGTATCACCTATTCCTATTATGCGTTCCCATTCAGGCTATACTATAAATTTATGGGTAGACTATTTTTTTTCAAGCAAACTCAAATTTAAATCTCCTGCTGATGTTTCAGGTATAGAGCATTTTGCAAGAAGTATAGGTTGGCCGCATCTACCCCAATATTATAAAGAACATATTCTTACCGTTGAATGTAATAATCATACAGCAGTTGTAGGCCATAGTCACTTTTGCGCTACTTATAAAACCACGGTCTTTAAAAATTTACCTAAAGAAAATCCAGTGTATCTTTTAGGCAATAACTCAATGTTCCCTTATTTAGATAAACCTACTATTAAATGTGATGCATATCGATTAGCAACTTATAAGACTAATGGATTTCACTTGGGAAATACCTATGTTGAAAATAATGAATTGTATAAAATAAATACCTTTCAGAAAAAACGAGAAATACCTGTGTTTGGCAATGAATTAAAAGCGCAACCTTTAACCTACTTTATAAAGTTTAAAGTGATTTCAAAATTAATGAAGTTATCATCTTTTAAAAAATATTTTTACTCAAAAAAAGGTCTGCCTGCAAAGGTGATGGATCATTTTTTGTAA
- a CDS encoding glycosyltransferase gives MPKSLKILVLAENLDVNASSAAKGRLSLIRNLVKCVTIIKVLHYSRQEILIEGCESISIKERKSWFYYLGKFVILLQRFIPVKLNEYVEKKRGFSFTHTADALSMKAAVQKEDCKQYDYILTLSLASSFRTHRTLLDLPDWHSKWLAYVHDPYPMHSYPRPYDWVEPGHQYKRDFFKSISQNAYRIIYPSQLLAEWMESYYHEAQNKSVIIPHLIDDSLVFKASFPTYFEGKCFNILHSGLLMSARDPRSLIQAFIEFLNEYPLAMEDARLVFVGIESVFHKEMYEIQKEYSQLVISDGYEEFHITHAMQQKAAVNVILEAKGPLSPFLPGKFPHSVAANKPILLLGPHYSESRRILGEDYPYYSEIHNIQLIKSHLKDLYNYWKNDTDRSKLNRPDVAEYLSVTTLKRALTQL, from the coding sequence ATGCCTAAATCTCTTAAAATACTAGTTCTTGCAGAGAATCTTGACGTTAATGCAAGCAGTGCAGCAAAGGGAAGACTATCTTTAATACGCAATCTTGTTAAATGTGTTACAATCATTAAAGTACTGCATTATTCGAGACAAGAGATTCTTATAGAAGGTTGTGAAAGTATCAGCATTAAGGAGAGAAAATCTTGGTTCTATTATTTAGGTAAGTTTGTGATTTTACTCCAGCGATTTATCCCAGTTAAACTTAACGAGTACGTAGAAAAGAAAAGAGGTTTCTCATTCACTCACACCGCCGATGCCTTAAGTATGAAAGCTGCGGTGCAAAAGGAAGACTGTAAACAATACGATTACATTTTAACCTTAAGTCTGGCGAGTAGTTTTAGAACCCATAGAACTTTATTAGATCTCCCAGATTGGCATTCTAAATGGCTGGCTTATGTGCATGATCCATATCCTATGCATAGTTATCCTAGGCCTTATGATTGGGTAGAGCCTGGTCATCAATATAAAAGAGACTTTTTTAAATCTATTTCTCAAAATGCTTATCGCATTATTTATCCCAGTCAATTGCTAGCTGAGTGGATGGAAAGTTATTATCATGAGGCTCAAAATAAATCTGTTATTATCCCACATTTGATAGATGATTCTTTAGTTTTTAAAGCTAGTTTTCCTACATACTTTGAAGGAAAATGCTTCAATATTTTACATTCCGGATTATTAATGAGTGCTAGAGATCCACGATCTTTAATTCAAGCCTTTATAGAGTTTTTAAATGAATATCCGCTAGCAATGGAAGATGCACGATTAGTCTTTGTAGGTATAGAATCTGTTTTTCATAAGGAAATGTATGAGATTCAAAAAGAATATTCTCAGCTTGTGATAAGTGATGGTTATGAAGAGTTTCATATAACACATGCTATGCAACAAAAAGCAGCGGTTAATGTGATTCTCGAGGCAAAAGGACCACTCAGTCCCTTTTTACCCGGTAAATTTCCTCACAGTGTTGCTGCAAATAAGCCTATACTGCTTCTAGGACCACACTACAGTGAATCAAGGAGAATTCTAGGTGAAGATTATCCTTATTATAGTGAGATACATAATATCCAGCTTATTAAATCTCACCTTAAGGATTTATATAATTACTGGAAAAATGATACAGATCGGTCTAAATTAAATAGACCAGACGTTGCGGAATATTTAAGTGTAACCACTTTAAAAAGGGCATTAACTCAACTGTAG
- a CDS encoding glycosyltransferase family 2 protein: protein MSNTLTIVIPNRNRDLKLVEKSLNSIHEQLNDNVRLVLVDYGSGISYQDELKEHSSKFPLMEIIYCPCQQQLWNKSRAINLVLKHSTSSHFMVCDMDMIWHPDFIKLELPEFSNSQSVYYTVGIMTQEESSKEVAFIDYKVKFKTDYEATGITVFPVEHLKSINGFDEFYHGWGSEDTDVHVRLRNAGYEVRFRESEVLFKHQWHAKSYRSKKSSFPYHPYLERINHSYFTATKEVKKIKANYSNNWGKSFNLEDYKALDRPDVLLKRHATEEDIKSFIFFLGNYQDSGVIKLMVTAHTEFNTLKTTAKKVLGKKTPLFISLERVNEMLLEALILRHHDQPHTYSFNRVQGEIKLVIHITRVS, encoded by the coding sequence ATGAGCAATACACTTACCATAGTAATTCCCAATAGAAATCGAGATTTGAAACTTGTAGAAAAGAGTTTAAATTCAATTCACGAGCAGTTAAATGATAATGTAAGATTAGTGCTTGTAGATTATGGAAGCGGTATTTCTTATCAAGATGAATTAAAAGAACACTCTAGTAAATTTCCTCTTATGGAGATTATCTACTGCCCATGTCAACAACAGTTATGGAATAAATCACGGGCCATTAATCTGGTGTTAAAGCATTCTACTAGTTCTCATTTTATGGTATGTGATATGGACATGATATGGCATCCTGATTTTATAAAATTGGAGTTGCCAGAATTTTCAAATTCTCAATCGGTCTATTATACCGTAGGTATTATGACTCAAGAAGAAAGTAGTAAAGAGGTTGCCTTCATCGATTATAAAGTTAAGTTTAAAACAGATTATGAAGCCACTGGAATAACTGTTTTCCCTGTAGAACATTTAAAGTCTATTAATGGTTTTGATGAATTTTATCACGGTTGGGGCAGTGAGGATACTGATGTGCATGTAAGATTGAGAAATGCTGGTTATGAAGTCCGCTTTCGCGAAAGCGAAGTTTTATTTAAGCATCAATGGCACGCAAAATCGTATCGAAGCAAGAAAAGTAGTTTTCCTTATCATCCTTACTTAGAACGTATAAATCACAGCTACTTTACAGCTACTAAAGAGGTTAAAAAAATAAAAGCAAATTATTCAAATAACTGGGGAAAGAGCTTTAATCTGGAGGATTATAAAGCACTGGACCGACCAGATGTATTGTTAAAAAGACATGCCACAGAAGAAGATATAAAGTCTTTTATCTTTTTTCTAGGTAATTATCAAGATTCAGGCGTGATTAAATTAATGGTCACAGCACATACTGAATTTAATACATTAAAAACAACTGCAAAGAAAGTATTAGGAAAAAAAACGCCTCTTTTTATAAGCCTTGAAAGAGTCAATGAAATGTTACTGGAAGCACTTATTTTGAGACATCATGACCAGCCACATACCTATAGTTTTAATAGAGTCCAAGGAGAAATTAAGCTCGTCATTCACATAACACGTGTTTCATGA
- a CDS encoding glycosyltransferase encodes MKILLVSMNSIHFRRWSDQLRDRGHEVYWFDILDQGYAPSMSWMTQITGWKKGFLKKRGRTFLKNKLPKLFNALVHKYDTSVTTAFEKSIQEIQPDLVHSFALYTACLPILDAMQEHKAVKWMYSSWGSDLFYRANKPNYENEVTRVLARVNYLITDCERDAIIACKMGYNGVHKGIFPGGGGFIQKEVTLDRNKNTFILKGYENELGKAIPVLKAFQLVAKEQEIQLIVFGATKSLLDFIKANDLTNMSIDVHQEISHAQVLALMESSRFYIGNSISDGIPNSMLEAIFMGCIPIQSNPGNATAEIIKHEFNGFLIQNPLDFLHIRDVILKAIHLQQSYRVFYENNASIRAQFDRVLIQNEVLDIYKNIAL; translated from the coding sequence ATGAAAATCCTCTTAGTTTCTATGAATTCCATTCATTTCCGTCGCTGGTCAGACCAGTTGCGAGATAGAGGTCATGAAGTGTACTGGTTTGATATATTAGATCAAGGATATGCGCCATCTATGAGCTGGATGACACAAATCACAGGATGGAAAAAAGGCTTTTTAAAAAAACGAGGTCGTACATTCTTAAAAAATAAGCTACCTAAATTATTTAATGCTCTGGTTCATAAATATGATACTAGCGTTACGACAGCTTTTGAAAAATCTATTCAAGAAATTCAACCAGATTTAGTACATAGTTTTGCTTTATATACAGCTTGTTTACCCATCCTAGATGCAATGCAAGAACATAAAGCTGTAAAATGGATGTACTCCAGTTGGGGTAGTGATCTTTTTTACAGAGCAAATAAACCTAATTATGAAAATGAAGTTACACGAGTTTTAGCAAGGGTAAATTATCTTATCACAGATTGTGAAAGAGATGCTATTATTGCTTGTAAAATGGGTTATAATGGGGTGCATAAAGGAATTTTTCCTGGTGGTGGTGGATTTATCCAGAAAGAAGTTACTCTAGACCGAAATAAAAACACCTTTATTCTTAAAGGTTATGAAAATGAGTTAGGTAAAGCGATTCCAGTTTTAAAAGCCTTTCAATTAGTTGCAAAAGAACAAGAAATACAACTTATTGTTTTTGGTGCTACAAAGTCTTTACTAGATTTCATAAAAGCAAATGACTTAACGAATATGAGTATTGATGTTCATCAAGAAATTTCTCATGCTCAAGTACTGGCCTTAATGGAATCTTCAAGGTTTTACATAGGGAATAGTATTAGTGACGGGATTCCTAACTCTATGTTAGAGGCTATTTTTATGGGTTGTATTCCTATTCAGTCTAATCCTGGAAACGCAACTGCAGAGATCATAAAACACGAATTCAATGGTTTTTTAATTCAGAATCCACTGGATTTTTTACATATTAGGGATGTAATTTTAAAGGCTATTCATTTGCAGCAATCTTATCGTGTTTTTTATGAAAATAATGCATCAATCAGAGCTCAATTTGATAGAGTTTTAATTCAAAACGAAGTGCTCGACATTTATAAAAATATTGCACTATGA
- a CDS encoding glycosyltransferase family 10 domain-containing protein, producing MKEIKVFTSGNMRWTPFGVFDPQDIPFLNAHGISMVEKVQQADVIVSQNLKYLRKYIYRYAFTKKFLLWSNEPRFDTTSSDVKKYALGIAKVHIMNVYNAKVFHSTTPFNHSFFRESLHEIPEDFQFKNKKVVALMSFYKGLNTEAVIIGKKDVDLIKKRTEIALYGHSNNALDVYGKGWPDNISLEDSREGDWSTRKKDLLRPYHFNLSFENTTARNYITEKIWDSIENYCLPIYFGDNGIYELFPENSFIDYSKMSSPKELFDFIDNLENVEFVTRLNRCISVYQKFHLHEATFFIKERNKSLMEIVKTLNQII from the coding sequence ATGAAAGAAATTAAAGTATTTACTTCTGGTAATATGCGTTGGACTCCTTTTGGAGTTTTCGATCCTCAAGATATCCCGTTTTTAAATGCACATGGTATTTCTATGGTTGAAAAAGTGCAACAGGCTGATGTTATCGTTTCACAAAATCTAAAGTATCTAAGAAAATATATATATAGATACGCCTTTACTAAAAAGTTCCTACTTTGGTCTAATGAACCAAGGTTTGACACAACGTCTAGTGATGTAAAGAAATATGCACTAGGAATAGCAAAAGTTCATATTATGAACGTATATAATGCTAAAGTTTTTCATAGTACAACACCGTTTAACCATAGCTTTTTCAGAGAATCATTACATGAGATTCCTGAAGATTTCCAATTTAAAAATAAAAAAGTAGTGGCTTTAATGTCATTTTACAAAGGATTAAATACCGAAGCTGTCATTATCGGAAAAAAAGACGTTGACCTTATCAAAAAGCGTACAGAAATAGCTCTTTACGGTCATAGTAATAATGCCTTGGATGTTTATGGTAAAGGATGGCCAGATAATATATCCCTTGAAGATAGTAGAGAAGGCGATTGGTCAACCCGTAAAAAAGATTTACTCAGGCCGTATCATTTTAATTTGTCATTTGAAAATACTACTGCTCGTAACTACATTACTGAAAAAATCTGGGATAGTATTGAAAATTATTGTTTGCCTATTTATTTTGGTGATAATGGCATCTATGAGTTATTTCCAGAAAATAGTTTTATAGATTATTCTAAAATGAGTAGTCCTAAAGAATTATTTGATTTTATAGATAATTTAGAAAATGTCGAATTTGTAACGAGATTAAACAGGTGTATCAGTGTTTATCAAAAATTTCATCTGCATGAAGCTACATTTTTTATAAAAGAACGTAACAAGAGTTTGATGGAAATAGTAAAAACCTTGAATCAAATTATTTGA
- a CDS encoding acylneuraminate cytidylyltransferase, translated as MKSIGFIPLRAGSKGIPGKNKKKLLGRPLFCWTLGEAIASNLDEVYVYTDDQDILSFIEKEYHWTTKVKAIKRSDISATDTASTEIAIMEFVNKHESNFDLFCLLQATSPFTTAVDINNCLETVTDGKNYDSALTVVNTHRFTWHADGTPKNYDIFNRPRRQDFEGLLIENGACYVTTDSALRESQNRISGNIATVLMPEDSLTEIDSLTDWKIVEELLAARLKLKKQSEKITHLILDVDGVFTDGCIYYGADGELMKKFDMRDGMGLEILRQYGVEVMVMTSEDSQIVASRMKKLQIKDVYLGVKDKYSLLSRIVTHRDLSFSNIAYIGDDVNDMANICAAGWSFTPANATQPIKNHADVILQNNSAEGAIREATEFIIKYNNRYE; from the coding sequence ATGAAATCCATAGGATTTATACCATTACGTGCTGGCTCCAAAGGTATTCCAGGAAAGAATAAAAAGAAGCTTTTAGGAAGACCTCTTTTTTGTTGGACGCTAGGTGAAGCCATTGCTTCAAATCTCGACGAAGTCTATGTTTATACAGATGACCAAGACATTCTATCTTTTATAGAAAAAGAATATCACTGGACTACTAAGGTAAAAGCGATAAAACGCAGCGATATCAGCGCTACAGATACTGCAAGTACAGAAATAGCTATAATGGAATTTGTAAACAAGCACGAATCAAACTTTGATTTATTTTGCTTACTTCAAGCGACTTCGCCATTTACAACCGCTGTAGATATTAATAATTGTTTAGAAACAGTTACCGATGGTAAAAATTACGACAGTGCACTGACTGTGGTTAACACGCATCGCTTTACTTGGCATGCCGACGGTACTCCTAAGAACTATGATATCTTCAACAGACCGCGCAGACAGGATTTTGAAGGTTTATTAATTGAAAATGGCGCTTGTTATGTAACTACTGATTCTGCTTTACGCGAAAGCCAAAATAGAATAAGCGGTAATATAGCAACAGTCCTTATGCCTGAGGATAGTCTTACTGAGATAGATTCCTTAACAGACTGGAAAATCGTAGAAGAATTACTAGCAGCACGTTTAAAGTTAAAGAAACAAAGTGAAAAAATTACTCACCTTATTCTAGATGTAGATGGCGTTTTTACTGATGGTTGCATTTATTATGGAGCTGATGGTGAATTGATGAAAAAATTTGACATGCGCGATGGCATGGGATTAGAAATCCTACGTCAGTATGGAGTAGAAGTAATGGTCATGACTTCTGAAGATTCACAAATCGTCGCGAGCCGAATGAAAAAGCTACAAATTAAAGATGTTTACTTAGGTGTAAAAGACAAGTATAGTTTGCTATCCAGAATCGTTACACATAGAGATTTATCATTTTCAAACATAGCCTACATAGGTGATGACGTTAATGATATGGCAAATATTTGTGCCGCAGGTTGGTCGTTTACACCTGCAAACGCCACACAACCCATAAAAAATCATGCAGATGTTATCCTGCAAAATAATAGTGCCGAAGGTGCCATACGTGAGGCTACAGAATTTATTATAAAATACAATAACCGTTATGAGTAA
- a CDS encoding N-acetylneuraminate synthase family protein, protein MSKYKAPYVIAEIGGNHKGDMEIAKELIKVAAIFCKVDAVKFQKRHNIELLTKEQYEAPHPNPVNSYGDTYGAHREFLEFDVNQHAELKAYCEEVGITYSTSVWDLTSAKEIAGLNPEFIKIPSACNNHYEMLGWLCENYKGEIHCSTGMTTKDEVEELVAFFENHHRAKDLVLYNCTSGYPVPFPDVCLLDITTMIQKYGDRVKTIGFSGHHLGIAVDVAAYTLGANVVERHYTLDRTWKGTDHSASLEPAGMRKLARDLKAVYQALDYKATDILPIEQVQRDKLKYRK, encoded by the coding sequence ATGAGTAAATATAAAGCGCCCTATGTTATCGCAGAGATAGGTGGTAATCACAAAGGCGACATGGAGATTGCTAAAGAACTAATAAAAGTAGCGGCAATATTCTGTAAAGTAGATGCCGTAAAGTTTCAAAAACGTCATAATATCGAGCTCCTGACTAAAGAGCAATACGAGGCACCGCATCCTAATCCTGTAAACTCTTATGGTGATACGTATGGAGCGCATAGAGAATTCTTAGAATTTGATGTGAATCAGCATGCAGAGTTAAAGGCCTATTGTGAAGAAGTAGGCATTACTTATTCTACTAGTGTTTGGGATCTAACAAGTGCTAAAGAAATTGCAGGTTTGAATCCTGAATTTATAAAAATACCTAGTGCTTGTAATAATCATTATGAGATGTTAGGCTGGTTATGTGAAAACTATAAAGGAGAAATTCACTGTTCTACTGGAATGACTACTAAGGATGAGGTGGAAGAACTCGTAGCGTTTTTTGAAAATCATCATCGTGCAAAAGATCTTGTTCTATACAACTGTACCTCAGGATATCCAGTGCCATTTCCAGACGTGTGTTTATTAGACATTACCACCATGATTCAAAAATATGGTGATCGCGTTAAAACGATTGGATTCTCTGGACATCATTTAGGAATTGCTGTAGATGTTGCGGCTTATACACTAGGCGCAAATGTGGTAGAACGTCATTACACACTAGATCGTACTTGGAAAGGTACAGATCACAGTGCCTCTTTAGAACCAGCCGGAATGCGAAAACTGGCTCGTGATTTAAAAGCTGTTTATCAAGCATTAGATTATAAAGCGACAGACATCTTACCTATCGAGCAAGTGCAACGTGATAAGTTGAAGTATAGGAAATAG
- a CDS encoding UDP-glycosyltransferase, with amino-acid sequence MIKNIKSKVFILFPDGVGLRNFAFTQFKEIGEQQGFDITYWNNTVFSIEKELGYPELKIESTRIHPKTPVINHARKRVELSLSRKRTQDKVYPTYRFPLRWNSLKNIAKSSFVKFHETFNATPKGWQRLMDQMNSAERSTQRYQEVKAQLEEHRPDLVFCTTQRATQAIAPILAAQDLGIKTACWIYSWDNLPKGMTTIETDYYFVWSELMKSQLLEYYPKTREEQIFVTGTPQFEPHYDDSLLLSRKRYCEQHGLDENKDYICFSGDDTTTSPLDHLYLKDTAEAVQKLNDRGYNIGIIFRPVPVDHSDRYSEILKEFDDIITTIKPLWKPMGEQWNQVMPTKEDFALLVNTCYHCELVVNICSSMVFDFVIHDKPTIYPNYEQPELKKGIRDIGQNYKYVHFRTMPNDAVFWAHKKEDIYTGIKQLLERVVDPVLVCKSWYGIVNKPGFPEKASERIWEVIQKIQKNAI; translated from the coding sequence ATGATTAAAAATATCAAATCCAAAGTATTCATTCTATTTCCTGATGGAGTAGGACTGCGCAATTTTGCGTTTACTCAATTCAAAGAAATCGGTGAGCAACAAGGCTTTGATATTACATACTGGAATAATACTGTTTTTTCTATTGAAAAAGAGTTGGGCTATCCAGAATTAAAGATAGAAAGTACTAGAATACATCCTAAAACACCGGTAATCAATCATGCTCGTAAAAGAGTGGAGTTATCGCTTTCGCGAAAGCGAACTCAAGATAAGGTCTATCCTACCTATAGATTTCCATTGAGGTGGAACAGCTTGAAGAATATCGCTAAAAGTTCATTTGTAAAGTTTCATGAAACCTTTAATGCTACTCCAAAAGGCTGGCAACGCTTGATGGATCAAATGAATTCTGCCGAACGTTCTACACAACGATATCAAGAAGTGAAAGCACAGCTAGAAGAGCACAGGCCAGATTTGGTATTTTGTACCACGCAACGAGCGACACAAGCCATCGCACCTATACTTGCGGCTCAAGATTTAGGAATTAAAACCGCTTGCTGGATTTACAGTTGGGATAATCTTCCAAAAGGAATGACCACCATTGAAACTGATTATTATTTTGTCTGGTCAGAATTGATGAAATCGCAGTTGCTTGAATATTATCCTAAAACTAGAGAAGAACAAATCTTTGTCACGGGAACACCACAATTTGAGCCACATTATGATGATTCTTTATTGCTTTCGCGGAAGCGTTATTGTGAACAGCATGGTCTAGATGAAAATAAGGATTACATCTGTTTTTCTGGTGATGATACGACTACTTCACCATTAGATCATTTGTATCTTAAAGATACCGCTGAGGCTGTTCAAAAACTTAACGATCGTGGATATAACATAGGTATCATATTCCGTCCAGTGCCAGTAGATCATTCTGATAGATATAGCGAGATATTGAAGGAGTTTGATGATATCATTACTACCATTAAGCCATTGTGGAAACCTATGGGTGAACAGTGGAATCAGGTGATGCCTACTAAGGAAGATTTTGCATTGCTGGTAAATACATGTTATCACTGTGAACTAGTGGTTAATATATGTTCTAGTATGGTGTTTGACTTTGTGATACATGATAAGCCTACAATTTATCCAAATTATGAGCAACCGGAACTTAAAAAAGGGATAAGAGACATAGGTCAGAATTATAAGTATGTTCATTTTAGAACCATGCCCAATGATGCCGTATTTTGGGCTCATAAGAAGGAAGATATTTATACTGGTATCAAGCAGCTTTTAGAAAGAGTGGTTGATCCAGTGCTTGTTTGTAAATCCTGGTACGGCATTGTAAATAAACCCGGATTTCCAGAGAAAGCCAGTGAGCGTATATGGGAAGTTATTCAAAAAATTCAAAAGAATGCTATTTAA